Proteins encoded together in one Vulcanisaeta thermophila window:
- a CDS encoding DUF996 domain-containing protein has translation MTSSFNVEDIRSAGLLGLISIIFIFLSIAVTVASSYGGAVLNLIGYIMILIALNKLSKAFNTPGIFRNAIYGVITDIVGSIVLIIALVLAFPSLLSSDSVYGESSMTTLIGLLVALWVVFYVFVVIAYRFLRNAYNQLADVSGVGDFRSAAKWYWYGALTAIVLVGVVLVIVGHVHAALGYNKLRRYGQ, from the coding sequence GTGACATCGAGTTTTAATGTTGAGGATATAAGAAGTGCGGGCTTGCTGGGCCTTATTAGCATAATCTTCATATTCCTTTCTATAGCAGTCACGGTAGCATCATCGTACGGCGGCGCAGTCCTAAACCTAATAGGCTACATAATGATCCTGATAGCCCTCAATAAGCTCTCTAAGGCTTTTAATACCCCAGGCATTTTCAGGAATGCCATTTACGGCGTTATAACGGACATAGTGGGCAGTATTGTACTTATAATCGCCCTGGTACTCGCCTTCCCAAGCTTATTATCCTCAGACTCAGTCTATGGTGAGTCCTCAATGACCACGTTGATAGGCTTACTTGTGGCTCTGTGGGTGGTGTTCTACGTATTCGTAGTAATTGCCTACAGATTCCTCAGGAACGCCTATAATCAATTGGCTGACGTAAGTGGAGTGGGTGACTTCCGTAGTGCGGCCAAGTGGTACTGGTACGGGGCATTGACGGCTATAGTCCTAGTGGGCGTGGTGTTAGTAATCGTGGGGCACGTACACGCAGCACTAGGCTACAACAAACTAAGAAGGTACGGGCAGTGA